From a region of the Candidatus Methylomirabilota bacterium genome:
- a CDS encoding gluconokinase — MIIALDIGTSSARAGAYDDAGRPLQGRFHRVRYRPRVTPDGGVEYEPQQLFDAVVTCLDAVQAGGRPPDVEGVGVATFWHGLLGFDGAGQAVTPIYMWADTRSAPDAALLRDALDERAVHARTGCHLHSSYWPARLRWLVRERPEQMARVARWGSIGEYLELTLFGEAATSVSMASATGLFDQQALRWDAEALAAAELDERHLFPLCDRRDARRGFRPQWAKRWPALRGRPWFAAVGDGAASNIGSDCIAPGRVALNVGTSAALRLATTAPGRPPWGLWRYRVDRELSLIGGALSEGGNVYEWCRDVLRLPAGEELEAALAAATPDTHRLTMLPFVAGERAPGWRGERRAALTGLGLDTTALQILRAALEAVALRISLVYDLLQPCAAPDHQVVASGGAIARSPAWAQMIADALGHPITLSGEEEATSRGAALLALEALGRLPDLPSAPAPLPRIFHPDAARHARYREALDRQRGLDRKLL; from the coding sequence ATGATCATCGCGCTCGACATCGGCACCTCGTCCGCCCGCGCTGGGGCGTACGACGATGCGGGCCGGCCCCTGCAGGGCCGTTTCCACCGGGTGCGCTATCGCCCGAGGGTGACGCCCGACGGCGGCGTGGAATACGAGCCCCAGCAGCTCTTCGACGCGGTGGTGACCTGTCTCGACGCCGTGCAGGCGGGAGGCCGGCCGCCGGACGTGGAGGGGGTCGGCGTGGCCACCTTCTGGCACGGACTGCTCGGCTTCGACGGCGCCGGCCAGGCCGTGACGCCCATCTACATGTGGGCCGACACGCGCAGCGCGCCGGACGCGGCGCTGCTGAGAGACGCCCTGGACGAGAGGGCGGTCCATGCGCGCACCGGGTGCCACCTGCACTCCTCGTACTGGCCGGCGAGGCTGCGCTGGCTCGTCCGCGAGCGACCCGAGCAGATGGCGCGCGTCGCCCGGTGGGGCTCCATCGGCGAGTATCTGGAGCTGACCCTCTTCGGCGAAGCAGCCACCAGCGTCTCGATGGCCTCCGCCACGGGGCTGTTCGACCAGCAGGCGCTGCGCTGGGACGCCGAGGCGCTGGCCGCCGCGGAACTTGATGAGAGGCACCTGTTCCCGCTCTGTGACCGCCGCGATGCGCGGCGGGGGTTTCGGCCCCAGTGGGCGAAACGCTGGCCCGCTCTACGGGGCCGGCCCTGGTTCGCCGCCGTGGGCGACGGGGCGGCCAGCAACATCGGCTCGGACTGCATCGCTCCCGGCCGCGTCGCGCTGAACGTGGGGACGTCGGCGGCCCTTCGATTGGCCACGACCGCGCCGGGCCGCCCGCCCTGGGGGCTCTGGCGTTACCGTGTCGACCGGGAGCTATCGCTCATCGGCGGGGCCCTCTCCGAGGGCGGCAACGTGTACGAATGGTGCCGCGACGTGCTGCGCTTGCCCGCCGGCGAGGAGCTCGAGGCCGCGCTGGCCGCGGCGACGCCGGACACGCACCGCCTCACGATGCTCCCGTTTGTCGCGGGCGAGCGCGCCCCCGGCTGGCGCGGGGAGCGGCGGGCGGCGCTCACCGGGCTCGGCCTGGACACGACCGCGCTCCAGATCCTCAGAGCTGCGCTCGAAGCCGTCGCGCTCAGGATCTCGTTGGTCTACGACTTGCTCCAGCCGTGCGCGGCGCCCGACCATCAGGTCGTCGCCTCCGGCGGCGCGATCGCACGATCGCCGGCCTGGGCGCAGATGATCGCGGACGCGCTGGGTCACCCCATCACCCTGTCCGGCGAGGAGGAGGCCACGAGCCGCGGCGCCGCGCTGCTGGCGCTGGAGGCGCTGGGGCGGCTGCCGGATCTCCCGTCCGCGCCGGCGCCGCTGCCCAGGATCTTTCATCCCGATGCCGCGCGACACGCGCGCTATCGCGAGGCCCTCGACCGCCAGCGAGGGCTGGACCGGAAGCTCCTGTGA
- the pgl gene encoding 6-phosphogluconolactonase, producing the protein METKTDVAVFADPGALADAAAQAIVREAAAAVAARGRFLVALAGGATPRETYARLALPPRSEAMPWPRTFVFFGDERCVPPEHPESNYRMAHEMLLGKVAIPPSQVFRMRGERDDPEAAAAEYGRTLAEVFGTRRGGTPRFDLILLGMGLDGHTASLFPGSPALKEVFRPVAAVHAAAAAIPQRLTLTFPVLNAAACAVFIVAGAEKAKAVKAVLADGAMLPAGMVRPENGRLLWLLDRAAAALLKA; encoded by the coding sequence ATGGAGACCAAGACGGACGTCGCGGTGTTTGCCGATCCCGGCGCGCTCGCCGACGCCGCGGCGCAGGCGATCGTCAGGGAAGCCGCCGCGGCCGTCGCCGCGCGCGGGCGCTTCCTGGTCGCGCTGGCGGGGGGCGCGACGCCGCGCGAGACGTACGCGCGGCTGGCGCTTCCTCCGCGCAGCGAGGCGATGCCGTGGCCGCGAACCTTCGTCTTCTTCGGCGACGAGCGCTGCGTGCCTCCCGAGCATCCGGAATCGAACTACCGCATGGCCCACGAGATGCTGCTAGGCAAGGTCGCCATCCCGCCTTCCCAGGTCTTTCGCATGCGCGGCGAACGCGACGACCCGGAAGCGGCGGCGGCCGAGTACGGGCGCACGCTCGCTGAGGTCTTCGGCACGCGCCGGGGGGGCACGCCGCGCTTCGATCTGATCCTGCTCGGGATGGGTCTCGACGGGCACACGGCCTCCCTCTTCCCGGGCTCTCCGGCGCTCAAGGAGGTCTTCCGCCCGGTCGCCGCCGTCCACGCCGCCGCCGCGGCCATTCCACAGCGACTCACCCTGACCTTCCCCGTGCTGAACGCGGCGGCCTGCGCGGTCTTCATCGTGGCGGGCGCGGAGAAGGCCAAGGCGGTGAAGGCGGTGCTCGCCGACGGCGCCATGCTGCCGGCGGGCATGGTGCGGCCGGAGAACGGGCGGCTCCTGTGGCTGCTCGATCGCGCGGCCGCCGCGCTGCTCAAGGCGTGA